A genome region from Baekduia alba includes the following:
- a CDS encoding Glu/Leu/Phe/Val dehydrogenase dimerization domain-containing protein, whose protein sequence is MSALADRPERVVRCEDATSGLRGVIVVDDTTLGPALGGIRLRPYPTLDAAEEECRRLARGMTRKNALAEIGFGGGKSVIVADGPIADRGALLRAFGRFVAALDGAYVPAVDMGTSVADLQVVAEVAPDVSCDDADPSPATARGVFAAIERAVEHALGGPLDAVRVVVQGVGHVGADLARRLADAGAEVLVADLDGGRAELLAAEIGGTAIAADDAVATACDVLVPCATARVVDAHTIDRLACRVIAGAANDVLAEPALAEALRAREIAYVPDFVASAGGVIHVRALRDGWSPARLEAALVRIGERAERVLVEAAASGRTTVAVAEAMVDDRLAAAA, encoded by the coding sequence ATGAGCGCGCTCGCCGATCGGCCCGAGCGCGTCGTTCGCTGCGAGGACGCGACGAGCGGCCTGCGCGGCGTGATCGTCGTCGACGACACGACGCTCGGCCCCGCGCTCGGCGGCATCCGCCTGCGCCCCTACCCGACCCTCGACGCCGCCGAGGAGGAGTGCCGCCGGCTCGCGCGCGGCATGACGCGCAAGAACGCGCTCGCCGAGATCGGCTTCGGCGGCGGCAAGTCGGTGATCGTCGCCGACGGCCCGATCGCCGACCGTGGAGCGTTGCTGCGCGCGTTCGGCCGCTTCGTCGCGGCGCTCGACGGCGCCTACGTGCCGGCGGTCGACATGGGCACCTCGGTCGCCGACCTGCAGGTCGTCGCGGAGGTCGCACCCGACGTCTCCTGCGACGACGCCGATCCGTCGCCGGCGACCGCCCGCGGCGTCTTCGCCGCGATCGAGCGCGCCGTCGAGCACGCGCTAGGCGGTCCGCTGGACGCCGTGCGCGTGGTCGTTCAGGGCGTCGGACACGTCGGCGCGGACCTCGCGCGCCGGCTCGCGGACGCGGGGGCGGAGGTGCTCGTCGCCGACCTCGACGGCGGCCGTGCCGAGCTGCTCGCCGCGGAGATCGGCGGGACGGCCATCGCGGCCGACGACGCCGTCGCGACCGCGTGCGACGTGCTCGTTCCGTGCGCGACCGCGCGGGTGGTGGACGCCCACACGATCGACCGCCTCGCCTGCCGCGTGATCGCCGGCGCAGCCAACGACGTGCTCGCCGAGCCCGCGTTGGCGGAGGCGCTGCGCGCGCGCGAGATCGCCTACGTGCCCGACTTCGTCGCCAGCGCAGGCGGCGTGATCCACGTGCGCGCGCTGCGCGACGGCTGGTCGCCGGCGCGGCTGGAGGCGGCGCTCGTGCGCATCGGCGAGCGCGCCGAGCGCGTGCTGGTCGAGGCCGCCGCGAGCGGCCGCACGACGGTCGCCGTCGCCGAGGCGATGGTCGACGACCGGCTGGCGGCCGCCGCATGA
- a CDS encoding (2Fe-2S)-binding protein: MPSTTSHAFAEQQELVLHVNGERQVLAGVDARTTLLDLLRERLDLTGAKKGCNRGECGACTVLLDGQRVNGCLVLAASTDGREVTTVEGLADGDALHPVQQAFIDHDAFQCGYCTPGQVISAVACIAEGHAGSAAEIREWMSGNLCRCSAYPQIVEAVQAAAAHA, from the coding sequence ATGCCCTCGACGACCTCCCACGCCTTCGCCGAGCAGCAGGAACTGGTGCTGCACGTCAACGGCGAGCGCCAGGTGCTCGCTGGCGTGGACGCGCGCACGACGCTGCTCGACCTGCTGCGCGAGCGGCTCGACCTGACCGGCGCGAAGAAGGGTTGCAACCGCGGCGAGTGCGGCGCCTGTACGGTGCTGCTCGACGGGCAACGCGTCAACGGGTGCCTGGTGTTGGCCGCGAGCACCGACGGCCGCGAGGTCACGACCGTCGAGGGGCTCGCCGACGGCGACGCGCTGCACCCGGTGCAGCAGGCGTTCATCGACCACGACGCCTTCCAGTGCGGCTACTGCACCCCGGGTCAGGTGATCTCGGCGGTGGCCTGCATCGCCGAGGGCCACGCCGGCTCGGCCGCCGAGATCCGCGAGTGGATGAGCGGGAACCTCTGCCGCTGCAGCGCCTACCCGCAGATCGTCGAGGCCGTGCAGGCTGCGGCCGCGCACGCCTGA
- a CDS encoding indolepyruvate ferredoxin oxidoreductase family protein translates to MSAIADRPPVTLQDKYLLEEGRAMLTGTQALVRLLLDQRRLDRARGLTTGLYVSGYPGSPLGGLDLELGRARTHLDEAEIVFQPGLNEELAATAVNGTQLVPELPGRRLDGVVGVWYGKTPGLDRAADAIRHGNVAGTTHLGGAVALIGDDPWCKSSTLPGSCEAMARSLVLPLLAPSSIAEIGRLGLHAVALSRATGMWTGMKIVSDIADGAATIDLAGAFAEIPMPPGASRGSAPVLLAPGSVEAEHDLFTARLGRARAYARAAKLNRVMFEPARPRLGVMAAGLTFATLLRALDDLGLGEAALDGLGIRLIRLDMPWPLDRDDVRELTADLEELLIIEDKLAFVETYVKEALYGVAGVPRVLGKEDVDGRPLVPSRGSLDADAIARALGARLPGDALPPSAAARLEQLTTREQAVAAIVPEAARTPFFCSGCPHNISTKAAPDQLVGAGIGCHSLVAVDPSDQRGLLLGGAPQMGGEGAQWLGMGPFTDDPHFVQNIGDGTFHHSGSLALRAAVAAGANVTYKLLYNDAVAMTGGQYPQGRLSVPSLTRWLALEGVKRVIVTTPEPESHGTGALDAIASVRHRDDFVAAEAELAEVEGVTVIIHDDRCATEERRLRKRGKLPAPAERAWINERVCEGCGDCGHKSTCLSVIPVDTDLGRKTQIHQTSCNQDFSCLDGDCPSFMVVTPGKRPKRTIPKLPVALPEPASRVRGDDVVIRMPGVGGTGVVTISQVLQMAAHLDGRSAAGLDQTGLAQKGGPVISDVRLSTAPITGAHRATVAQVDVILGLDMLGAAMPDTLKTADPERTIAVINTGQLPTAAMTTALAARASRTRTIRTIERSTRAQENVYLDALELAETLFDDHMSANMIVLGAAYQHGCIPVSAARIEEAIRLNGAAVDANLAAFGWGRAAVADPEAVDAAVHPPAPEPVTSARVERLLDQLGAEGELRDLLALRATDLERFQDFACAREYVERALAVAAVEAERGAPGETSIAEAYARGLHKLTAYKDEYEVARLHLDAVEQAKLTAAFGARPKVRFLLHPPFLRALGVDRKLRIPSGVAKPLFGVLYASRRLRGTALDPFGRAHVRRVERELIDEYRGLMADALARLTPETHAQVLAVAELPELVRGYEEVKLGNVERFRAEAARSVAAIGEQGDAGGPLAIVQVDASAGKG, encoded by the coding sequence ATGAGCGCGATCGCCGACCGACCACCCGTCACGCTCCAGGACAAGTACCTGCTGGAGGAGGGGCGCGCGATGCTGACCGGCACTCAGGCGCTCGTGCGGCTGCTGCTCGACCAGCGCCGGCTCGACCGCGCGCGCGGGCTCACCACCGGCCTCTACGTCAGCGGCTACCCCGGCTCCCCGCTGGGCGGGCTCGACCTCGAGCTGGGCCGTGCGCGCACGCATCTCGACGAGGCCGAGATCGTCTTCCAGCCGGGCCTCAACGAGGAGCTGGCCGCGACCGCCGTCAACGGGACCCAGCTCGTGCCCGAGCTGCCGGGCCGCCGCCTCGACGGCGTCGTCGGCGTGTGGTACGGCAAGACGCCGGGGCTCGACCGCGCAGCCGATGCGATCCGCCACGGCAACGTCGCCGGGACCACGCACCTCGGCGGCGCGGTCGCGCTGATCGGCGACGACCCGTGGTGCAAGTCGTCGACGCTTCCGGGCTCCTGCGAGGCGATGGCGCGCAGCCTCGTGCTGCCGCTGCTCGCGCCGAGCAGCATCGCCGAGATCGGGCGCCTCGGCCTGCACGCCGTCGCGCTGTCGCGCGCGACCGGCATGTGGACCGGCATGAAGATCGTCTCCGACATCGCCGACGGCGCGGCGACGATCGATCTGGCCGGCGCGTTCGCCGAGATCCCGATGCCGCCGGGCGCGAGCCGCGGGAGCGCCCCGGTGCTGCTCGCGCCCGGCTCCGTCGAGGCCGAGCACGACCTCTTCACCGCGCGGCTGGGCCGCGCCCGCGCCTACGCCCGCGCGGCCAAGCTCAACCGCGTCATGTTCGAGCCCGCGCGCCCGCGCCTCGGCGTGATGGCGGCCGGGCTGACCTTCGCGACGCTGCTGCGCGCGCTCGACGACCTCGGGCTCGGCGAGGCGGCGCTCGACGGCCTCGGCATCCGCCTGATCCGGCTCGACATGCCGTGGCCGCTCGATCGCGACGACGTGCGCGAGCTGACGGCCGACCTCGAAGAGCTGCTGATCATCGAGGACAAGCTCGCGTTCGTCGAGACCTACGTCAAGGAGGCGCTGTACGGCGTCGCCGGCGTGCCGCGCGTGCTCGGCAAGGAGGACGTCGACGGCCGTCCGCTGGTGCCCTCGCGGGGTTCGCTCGACGCCGACGCGATCGCCCGCGCGCTCGGCGCGAGGCTGCCCGGCGACGCGCTGCCGCCGTCCGCCGCGGCGCGGCTCGAGCAGCTCACCACGCGCGAGCAGGCGGTCGCCGCGATCGTGCCCGAGGCGGCGCGGACGCCCTTCTTCTGCTCGGGCTGCCCGCACAACATCTCGACCAAGGCCGCGCCCGACCAGCTCGTCGGCGCCGGCATCGGCTGCCACTCGCTCGTCGCCGTCGACCCCTCCGACCAGCGCGGCCTGCTGCTGGGCGGCGCACCGCAGATGGGCGGCGAAGGTGCGCAGTGGCTCGGCATGGGGCCGTTCACCGACGATCCGCACTTCGTCCAGAACATCGGCGACGGGACGTTCCATCACTCAGGATCGCTGGCGCTGCGCGCCGCAGTGGCCGCAGGTGCGAACGTCACCTACAAGCTGCTCTACAACGACGCCGTCGCGATGACCGGCGGCCAGTACCCCCAGGGCCGGCTCTCCGTGCCGAGCCTCACGCGCTGGCTGGCGCTGGAGGGCGTCAAGCGCGTGATCGTCACCACGCCCGAGCCGGAGAGCCACGGCACGGGCGCGCTGGACGCGATCGCCTCGGTGCGCCACCGCGACGACTTCGTGGCGGCGGAGGCCGAGCTCGCCGAGGTCGAGGGCGTGACGGTGATCATCCACGACGACCGCTGTGCGACCGAGGAACGCCGCCTGCGCAAGCGCGGCAAGCTGCCGGCGCCCGCCGAGCGGGCGTGGATCAACGAGCGCGTCTGCGAGGGCTGCGGCGACTGCGGCCACAAGTCGACGTGCCTGTCGGTGATCCCGGTCGACACGGACCTCGGCCGCAAGACGCAGATCCACCAGACCTCCTGCAACCAGGACTTCTCGTGCCTGGACGGCGACTGCCCGTCGTTCATGGTCGTGACGCCCGGCAAGCGGCCGAAGCGCACGATCCCGAAGCTTCCCGTGGCGCTGCCCGAGCCGGCGTCGCGCGTCCGGGGCGACGACGTGGTGATCCGCATGCCGGGCGTCGGCGGGACCGGCGTCGTGACGATCTCGCAGGTCCTGCAGATGGCCGCGCACCTCGACGGCCGCTCGGCCGCCGGGCTCGACCAGACGGGCCTCGCGCAGAAGGGCGGACCGGTGATCTCCGACGTGCGCCTCTCGACGGCGCCGATCACCGGCGCGCACCGCGCGACGGTCGCCCAGGTCGACGTGATCCTCGGCCTCGACATGCTCGGCGCGGCGATGCCCGACACGCTCAAGACGGCCGACCCCGAGCGCACGATCGCGGTGATCAACACCGGCCAGCTGCCGACGGCGGCGATGACGACGGCGCTGGCCGCGCGCGCCTCGCGCACGCGGACGATCCGGACGATCGAGCGCAGCACGCGCGCCCAGGAGAACGTCTACCTCGACGCGCTGGAGCTGGCCGAGACGCTGTTCGACGACCACATGTCGGCGAACATGATCGTGCTCGGCGCCGCGTACCAGCACGGCTGCATCCCCGTGAGCGCGGCGCGCATCGAGGAGGCGATCCGCCTCAACGGCGCGGCGGTCGACGCGAACCTCGCCGCCTTCGGCTGGGGCCGGGCCGCGGTCGCCGATCCGGAGGCCGTCGACGCGGCGGTCCACCCGCCGGCGCCCGAGCCCGTCACGTCTGCGCGCGTCGAGCGGCTGCTCGACCAGCTGGGCGCCGAGGGCGAGCTGCGTGACCTGCTCGCGCTGCGCGCGACCGACCTCGAGCGGTTCCAGGACTTCGCCTGCGCGCGCGAGTACGTCGAGCGCGCGCTGGCGGTCGCGGCGGTCGAGGCCGAGCGCGGCGCGCCGGGCGAGACGTCGATCGCGGAGGCCTACGCGCGCGGGCTGCACAAGCTGACCGCGTACAAGGACGAGTACGAGGTCGCGCGCCTGCACCTCGACGCCGTCGAGCAGGCGAAGCTGACCGCGGCGTTCGGCGCGCGCCCGAAGGTGCGCTTCCTGCTGCACCCGCCGTTCCTGCGCGCGCTCGGCGTGGACCGCAAGCTGCGGATCCCGAGCGGGGTCGCCAAGCCGCTGTTCGGCGTGCTCTACGCGAGCCGGCGGCTGCGCGGCACGGCGCTCGACCCGTTCGGCCGCGCGCACGTGCGCCGCGTCGAGCGCGAGCTGATCGACGAGTACCGCGGCCTGATGGCCGACGCGCTCGCGCGGCTCACGCCCGAGACGCACGCCCAGGTGCTCGCCGTCGCCGAGCTGCCCGAGCTGGTGCGCGGCTACGAGGAGGTCAAGCTCGGCAACGTGGAGCGCTTCCGCGCCGAGGCTGCGCGGTCCGTCGCCGCGATCGGTGAGCAGGGCGACGCAGGCGGCCCGCTCGCGATCGTCCAGGTCGACGCCAGCGCAGGGAAGGGCTGA
- a CDS encoding NADPH:quinone reductase, with product MKAAFYDAVGGTDVLRLGELPEPQPEPGEVRVRIAASGINPVDIKRRRGRTLHRAGARPVQLFDRTIPHDDGAGTIDAVGEGVDPARVGERVWVRMAQTLGRPFGTAAQWCCVPAAFAVTLPETVALHEGAALGVNAVTAHYAVHCDGPLREDATVVVQGATSGVGRYAVQLAREAGATVIATAGSEGNRELASKLGAHHVFDHQDPDLVAKVRELTGGRGVDVVVEVEFGINWANDAEMLAEDAAISVFGSDRKLEFEFEPYALCAGNHRVHFIGVYWIAQAAAQAAVDDIGRMLAEGRLENLVTERLPLDRIAEAHDRTEKPSATAVKVVLDVD from the coding sequence ATGAAGGCTGCCTTCTACGACGCTGTCGGCGGCACCGACGTGCTGCGCCTGGGCGAGCTGCCCGAGCCGCAGCCGGAGCCGGGCGAGGTGCGGGTGCGGATCGCCGCGAGCGGGATCAACCCGGTCGACATCAAGCGCCGTCGCGGCCGCACGCTCCATCGCGCGGGAGCGCGTCCGGTGCAGCTGTTCGACCGCACGATCCCGCACGACGACGGCGCCGGCACGATCGACGCCGTCGGCGAGGGCGTCGACCCGGCACGCGTCGGCGAGCGCGTGTGGGTGCGGATGGCGCAGACGCTCGGTCGTCCGTTCGGCACCGCCGCGCAGTGGTGCTGCGTGCCCGCCGCGTTCGCGGTGACGCTGCCCGAGACCGTCGCGCTGCACGAAGGCGCGGCGCTCGGCGTCAACGCGGTCACCGCCCACTACGCCGTCCACTGCGACGGTCCGCTGCGCGAGGACGCGACGGTCGTCGTGCAGGGGGCGACGAGCGGTGTCGGCCGCTATGCCGTGCAGCTCGCGCGCGAGGCCGGCGCGACGGTGATCGCCACGGCCGGCAGCGAGGGCAACCGCGAGCTGGCGAGCAAGCTCGGCGCCCACCACGTCTTCGACCACCAGGATCCGGACCTCGTCGCCAAGGTGCGCGAGCTGACCGGCGGACGGGGCGTCGACGTCGTCGTGGAGGTCGAGTTCGGGATCAACTGGGCCAACGACGCCGAGATGCTCGCCGAGGACGCGGCGATCTCGGTGTTCGGCAGCGACCGCAAGCTCGAGTTCGAGTTCGAGCCTTACGCGCTCTGCGCCGGCAACCACCGCGTGCACTTCATCGGCGTTTACTGGATCGCGCAGGCCGCGGCGCAGGCCGCGGTCGACGACATCGGCCGGATGCTCGCCGAGGGCCGGCTCGAGAACCTCGTCACGGAGCGGCTGCCGCTCGACCGGATCGCCGAGGCGCACGACCGCACCGAGAAGCCCTCCGCCACCGCCGTCAAGGTCGTGCTCGACGTCGACTGA
- a CDS encoding FAD binding domain-containing protein, with protein MRPLAYARAERVADAVADAAVEGTTLLAGGTELLNWLRLGVVAPDRLLDVSRIPELARIAPLPDGGLRIGAAVTLHDAAADARVAEGWPVLREAIHLSASAQIRNRATLGGNLLQKTRCPYFRSEDPVACNRRAPGSGCSAHEGFNANHAIFGWSEACIATHPSDPAVALAALDARVVVAGPDGGRTIPVRDFHVLPTEAVADSVLAPGELIVALELPAPAPASAYVKVRERQSYEYALVSAGVALALDGGTIRHARVALGSVAMRPWRLDSAEQTLVGLAPDAPEVEVALEVALADARPLAQNGYKIPLARNAALRALRIAAGLEERVA; from the coding sequence ATGCGGCCGCTCGCCTACGCCCGCGCCGAGCGCGTCGCCGACGCGGTCGCCGACGCCGCCGTCGAGGGCACGACGCTCCTCGCGGGCGGCACGGAGCTGCTGAACTGGCTGCGGCTCGGCGTCGTGGCCCCCGACCGGCTGCTCGACGTCAGCCGCATCCCGGAGCTCGCACGGATCGCGCCGCTGCCCGACGGCGGCCTGCGGATCGGCGCCGCCGTCACGCTCCACGACGCCGCGGCCGACGCGCGCGTGGCGGAAGGATGGCCGGTGCTGCGCGAGGCGATCCACCTGTCGGCCTCGGCGCAGATCCGCAACCGCGCGACGCTTGGCGGCAACCTGCTGCAGAAGACGCGCTGCCCCTACTTCCGGTCGGAGGACCCCGTGGCCTGCAACCGCCGCGCGCCGGGTTCGGGCTGCAGCGCGCACGAGGGCTTCAACGCCAACCACGCGATCTTCGGCTGGAGCGAGGCGTGCATCGCCACGCACCCGTCGGACCCGGCGGTCGCGCTGGCCGCGCTCGACGCGCGCGTCGTCGTCGCCGGCCCCGACGGCGGGCGCACGATCCCCGTCCGCGACTTCCACGTGCTGCCGACCGAGGCGGTCGCCGACAGCGTGCTCGCGCCCGGCGAGCTGATCGTCGCGCTCGAGCTGCCCGCGCCGGCGCCCGCGTCGGCCTACGTCAAGGTGCGCGAGCGCCAGTCCTACGAGTACGCGCTGGTCTCCGCCGGCGTCGCGCTCGCGCTCGACGGCGGGACGATCCGCCACGCGCGCGTCGCGCTTGGATCGGTCGCGATGCGTCCATGGAGGCTGGACAGCGCCGAGCAGACGCTCGTCGGGCTGGCCCCCGACGCGCCGGAGGTCGAGGTGGCGCTCGAGGTCGCGCTCGCCGACGCGCGTCCGCTCGCGCAGAACGGCTACAAGATCCCGCTCGCGCGCAACGCGGCGCTGCGCGCGCTGCGGATCGCGGCCGGCCTGGAGGAGCGGGTCGCATGA
- a CDS encoding xanthine dehydrogenase family protein molybdopterin-binding subunit, with product MSVGTPLARLDGPAKVTGRARFAADHRVDGMLYGTFVTASAPAGRVRAIDADAARAVPDVVAVLTHEDMPRYGEATAVISAGAHLPMQDDRIRHDGQPVAIVLAETLEAAEHAASLVRVDIEAAPFTPYPDGDDAGAIEPPASSYTWFPTTVVKGDVDAAIAAAPVVHEGVYVQPARHHNPMEPSATLADWRDGMLTLVDAVQHVYGVQWVLCGVFGLEPEQVRVRSPHTGGGFGCKGFVWPHQVLTAAASIVLERPVRIALTRAQMYGMVGYQSQLVQAITLATDDSGRLAALEHDAVNVTAVFDDWVEYATEGTRSTYATPTMRLTQRVQRANVDFPTAMRPPTEGCGIFPLEAAMNELAHTLDVDPLELRLRNYAEVDPDSGKPWSSKELRACYEQGARAFGWRAAPRRDGRWIVGQGMATCLHGGTPQAGSQARVRLRADGSAVAECGFQDIGTGTSTVVSQLVAEVLGVEPARVECRMGDTRLPEAAPTYGSTTTMSVGAAVVRAAADVLAQLGVRDHASPEQVAAALRASGRAEIVGEGSFAPATDSPYVMRTFGAIFVEVGVDPQLGLLRLRRAVGRYSVGRIMNPRTARAQMTGGIIWGWGKAAMEQSHHEPRLGRWLSKNLAGVAIPVNADIPADIDVGFVTEVDHASPIGGKGIGEVGATGVEAAVIDAVFHATGRRIRELPITPPKLI from the coding sequence ATGAGCGTCGGCACGCCGCTGGCGCGGCTCGACGGGCCCGCGAAGGTCACCGGCCGCGCGCGCTTCGCCGCCGACCACCGCGTCGACGGGATGCTCTACGGCACGTTCGTGACCGCGTCCGCGCCGGCCGGTCGCGTCCGGGCGATCGACGCAGACGCCGCCCGCGCGGTGCCCGACGTCGTGGCCGTGCTCACGCACGAGGACATGCCGCGCTATGGCGAGGCGACCGCGGTCATCTCGGCCGGAGCGCACCTGCCGATGCAGGACGACCGGATCCGCCACGACGGCCAGCCCGTCGCGATCGTGCTGGCCGAGACGCTCGAGGCGGCCGAGCACGCGGCCAGCCTCGTGCGCGTGGACATCGAGGCGGCGCCGTTCACGCCGTATCCCGACGGCGACGACGCCGGCGCGATCGAGCCGCCGGCCAGCAGCTACACGTGGTTCCCGACGACGGTCGTCAAGGGCGACGTGGACGCCGCGATCGCCGCGGCGCCGGTCGTGCACGAGGGCGTCTACGTCCAGCCCGCGCGCCACCACAACCCGATGGAGCCCTCGGCGACGCTCGCCGACTGGCGCGACGGGATGCTCACGCTGGTCGACGCCGTCCAGCACGTCTACGGCGTCCAGTGGGTGCTGTGCGGCGTCTTCGGGCTCGAGCCCGAGCAGGTGCGCGTGCGCTCCCCGCACACCGGCGGCGGCTTCGGCTGCAAGGGCTTCGTGTGGCCCCACCAGGTGCTGACCGCGGCGGCGTCGATCGTCCTGGAGCGGCCGGTGCGGATCGCGCTCACGCGCGCGCAGATGTACGGGATGGTCGGCTACCAGTCCCAGCTCGTGCAGGCGATCACGCTGGCGACCGACGACTCGGGCCGGCTCGCCGCGCTCGAGCACGACGCGGTCAACGTCACCGCCGTCTTCGACGACTGGGTCGAGTACGCGACCGAGGGCACGAGGTCCACGTACGCCACACCCACGATGCGGCTCACCCAACGCGTCCAGCGCGCGAACGTCGACTTCCCGACGGCGATGCGCCCGCCGACGGAGGGCTGCGGGATCTTCCCGCTCGAGGCAGCGATGAACGAGCTCGCCCACACGCTCGACGTCGACCCGCTGGAGCTGCGGCTGCGCAACTACGCCGAGGTCGATCCCGACAGCGGCAAGCCATGGTCCTCGAAGGAGCTGCGCGCGTGCTACGAGCAGGGCGCGCGGGCGTTCGGCTGGCGCGCCGCGCCGCGCCGCGACGGCCGCTGGATCGTCGGGCAGGGGATGGCCACCTGCCTGCACGGCGGCACCCCGCAGGCCGGCTCGCAGGCGCGCGTGCGGCTGCGAGCCGACGGCAGCGCCGTCGCCGAGTGTGGCTTCCAGGACATCGGCACGGGAACCTCGACGGTCGTCTCGCAGCTCGTCGCGGAGGTGCTCGGCGTCGAGCCGGCCCGCGTCGAGTGCCGGATGGGCGATACGCGGCTGCCCGAGGCGGCGCCGACCTACGGCTCGACCACGACGATGAGCGTCGGCGCCGCGGTGGTGCGCGCCGCGGCCGACGTGCTCGCCCAGCTCGGCGTGCGCGACCACGCGAGCCCGGAGCAGGTGGCCGCCGCGCTGCGTGCGAGCGGACGGGCGGAGATCGTCGGCGAGGGCTCGTTCGCGCCGGCCACCGACAGCCCGTACGTGATGCGCACGTTCGGCGCGATCTTCGTCGAGGTCGGCGTCGACCCGCAGCTCGGCCTGCTGCGCCTGCGCCGCGCGGTCGGGCGCTACAGCGTCGGCCGGATCATGAACCCGCGCACGGCCCGCGCGCAGATGACGGGCGGGATCATCTGGGGCTGGGGCAAGGCGGCGATGGAGCAGAGCCACCACGAGCCGCGCCTCGGCCGCTGGCTGTCGAAGAACCTCGCCGGGGTGGCGATCCCGGTCAACGCCGACATCCCCGCCGACATCGACGTCGGCTTCGTCACCGAGGTCGACCACGCGAGCCCGATCGGCGGCAAGGGGATCGGCGAGGTCGGCGCGACCGGCGTCGAGGCCGCGGTCATCGACGCGGTCTTCCACGCCACCGGTCGCCGCATCCGCGAGCTGCCGATCACGCCGCCGAAGCTGATCTGA
- a CDS encoding VOC family protein produces the protein MSVRYIHTNIVARDAERLVAFYVEALDCEVAAPAREIAGDWLERGTGLPGAQIRGTHLRLPGHGEDGPTLELFAMEGVVEQPRPAANHQGLMHLAFQVDDVRATLERLLAAGGGKLGEVAEVDMAGRGHLTTVYARDPEGNVIELLSLEPEAAG, from the coding sequence ATGAGCGTCCGCTACATCCACACCAACATCGTCGCGCGCGACGCCGAGCGGCTCGTCGCGTTCTACGTCGAGGCGCTCGACTGCGAGGTCGCGGCGCCCGCGCGCGAGATCGCGGGCGACTGGCTCGAGCGCGGCACGGGCCTCCCCGGCGCGCAGATCCGCGGCACGCACCTGCGGCTCCCCGGCCACGGCGAGGACGGCCCGACGCTGGAGCTCTTCGCGATGGAGGGCGTCGTCGAGCAGCCGCGGCCGGCGGCCAACCACCAGGGCCTGATGCACCTCGCCTTCCAGGTCGACGACGTGCGAGCGACGCTGGAGCGGCTGCTCGCCGCCGGCGGCGGCAAGCTCGGCGAGGTCGCCGAGGTCGACATGGCCGGCCGTGGCCACCTGACCACCGTGTACGCGCGCGACCCGGAGGGCAACGTGATCGAGCTGCTGTCGCTGGAGCCGGAGGCCGCAGGATGA
- a CDS encoding acyl-CoA dehydrogenase family protein, whose protein sequence is MDLTLPQGHVELRERVRAFVEREVRPKATEREKRRDPLARFPWDIVEAAAAEGLLTLTLRTEHGGGGADELAQALVLEELSAGDMGIAQVLRAQFVYTELFNVVATDAQRARFLPELLENPRCVLAGAMTEPETGSDHSLPYDGVEGGPHTTAVREGDRYRLNGRKTLITSGGVARYYFIWARTDPSVAPRQGTSWFLVPHDTPGLRVGHVYDKLGQRLATNAELIFEDCVIPAGNRFGAHDGAASLGIHSNPALGAAQAIGVARGAYEAALARARWRVQGGRPIIEHPQVAALLAEMAIGLEAARTLVWRSCTTPDPGGMVSLLGMMAKVHATEMAAEVTRRAIQVFGGYGVTEEYPVEKFFRDAATLFHPAAATNQVMLQKIAARLPDDETLSPHLRAASCRYVGEPA, encoded by the coding sequence ATGGACCTCACGCTGCCACAGGGCCACGTCGAGCTGCGCGAGCGCGTGCGCGCCTTCGTCGAGCGCGAGGTCCGCCCCAAGGCGACGGAGCGCGAGAAGCGGCGCGACCCGCTGGCGCGCTTCCCGTGGGACATCGTCGAGGCCGCCGCCGCCGAGGGCCTGCTGACCCTCACGCTGCGCACCGAGCACGGCGGCGGCGGCGCCGACGAGCTGGCGCAGGCGCTGGTGCTCGAGGAGCTCTCGGCCGGCGACATGGGGATCGCGCAGGTGCTCCGCGCGCAGTTCGTCTACACCGAGCTGTTCAACGTCGTCGCCACCGACGCGCAGCGCGCGCGCTTCCTGCCGGAGCTGTTGGAGAACCCGCGCTGCGTCCTGGCCGGCGCCATGACGGAGCCCGAGACCGGCTCGGACCACTCGTTGCCCTACGACGGCGTCGAGGGCGGGCCGCACACGACGGCGGTCCGCGAGGGCGACCGCTACCGCCTCAACGGACGCAAGACGCTGATCACCAGCGGCGGCGTCGCGCGCTACTACTTCATCTGGGCGCGCACCGATCCGAGCGTGGCGCCGCGGCAGGGCACGAGCTGGTTCCTCGTGCCCCACGACACGCCCGGCCTGCGCGTCGGCCACGTCTACGACAAGCTCGGCCAGCGGCTCGCGACCAACGCCGAGCTGATCTTCGAGGACTGCGTGATCCCGGCCGGCAACCGCTTCGGCGCCCATGACGGCGCTGCCTCGTTGGGCATCCACAGCAACCCGGCGCTCGGCGCCGCGCAGGCGATCGGCGTGGCCCGCGGTGCCTACGAGGCGGCGCTCGCCCGCGCTCGCTGGCGCGTGCAGGGCGGCAGGCCGATCATCGAGCACCCGCAGGTCGCGGCGCTGCTGGCGGAGATGGCGATCGGGCTCGAGGCGGCGCGGACGCTCGTCTGGCGCTCGTGCACGACGCCCGACCCCGGCGGCATGGTCAGCCTGCTCGGCATGATGGCGAAGGTCCATGCGACCGAGATGGCCGCCGAGGTGACGCGGCGCGCGATCCAGGTCTTCGGCGGCTACGGCGTGACCGAGGAGTACCCGGTGGAGAAGTTCTTCCGCGACGCCGCCACGCTCTTCCATCCCGCCGCCGCCACCAACCAGGTGATGCTGCAGAAGATCGCCGCGCGGCTGCCCGACGACGAGACGCTCAGCCCGCACCTGCGCGCCGCGAGCTGCCGCTACGTCGGTGAGCCGGCGTAG